AGAATGCTGAAAATGCCCGTCAGGCTAGCCAACTGGCATTAAGTGCATCAGAAACCGCGCAAAAAGGCGGAAAAGTCGTCGCGAACGTGGTGCAAACCATGCATGACATTGCCGGTAGCTCACAGAAAATTGCTGATATCACTAGCGTCATTGATGGCATCGCTTTCCAAACCAATATTCTGGCATTGAATGCGGCGGTTGAAGCTGCTCGTGCCGGTGAGCAAGGGCGTGGTTTTGCTGTTGTCGCCGGTGAAGTGCGCAACCTGGCCCAGCGCAGCGCGCAAGCCGCAAAAGAAATCAAAGGTTTGATCGAAGACTCAGTCAACCGTGTCGATATGGGTTCTGTACTGGTTGAAAGTGCCGGTGAAACCATGGGCGATATCGTGAATGCGGTGACCCGCGTAACGGACATCATGGGTGAAATCGCTTCCGCTTCCGATGAACAAAGCCGTGGTATCGATCAGGTCGGTCAGGCGGTGACTGAAATGGATCGTGTGACCCAACAAAACGCCTCTTTGGTGGAAGAGTCTGCCTCTGCCGCCGCAGCACTGGAAGAACAAGCCAGTATGCTAACCCAATCCATGTCCGTATTTATTCTGCGTATGGATAACAGTAGTAGCAAAAAAGATGTGAGAAAAACCAAGCAGCCGACACAGGATAAGAGCGGCACTGCTAAAAAAGCACTGGGAAGTGACCTGCAAGAGAATTGGGAAACTTTCTAGTCCCCTACACAAAACATATACCCTAAATAATTCGAATTGCAGGAAGGCGGCAAGTGAGTGAGTCCCCAGCAGCTTACATGAGTGTAAGTGACTGGGGTGAACGAAGGCGGCCAACACCCCTGCAATTTGAAGTCTGACGGGGATAGATAAAGCCGGCCAACGAGCTGGCTGAGAAGAGGTTACGATGTTTGGCCGAATCCGGATTTCTACCAGCTTTTTCCTGTTATTGATGTTGATTTGCTCGATACAGTTGATTTCAAGTGGTCTGTCATTTACTGCATTTCGTTCAGACTATCAAAATTTAAACCGAGTAGATCTCAGTAGCCAGCAACGGGATGCATTAAGCCTCAGTTGGGTATCCTTACTTCAGGCGCGTAATACCTTAAACCGGGCGGCGACTCGCTCGGCTCTCAAAGTTCCTCAGGAGAAAGTCAACGAGCTAATGGGCAATGCGCGAAGCTCACTACAGAAAGCCGATCTCTATTTTAATCAGTTTCTGGCGGTACCTCGTCTGGATGAGAGCGATACCGGTGGTGAGTTGTTAGATGCAACCAAGAACAGTTATCAGAACTTACGTAGTTCATTACGTGAGTTAATCGATTTCCTGGAAGCCGGCAATTTGCAAAGTTTTATGGATCAACCCACTCAGAAAACTCAAGATCTGTTTGAAGCTGATTTCTTGCAGTATTTACAGTATGCCAATGAAGTGATTGCAGAAGCTGGCAACCAGAACCAACAGGCTTACCACCTCGCCATGTGGATCTTTGCTGGTGCAATTCTGATGGTGATCGCAATGGCAATTTCTTCACTGATCTGGCTGCGCACCATGTTTGTATCACCATTAAAAACCATGCGCTCTCATTTTGACCGCATTGCCAAAGGTGATTTATCCGCCCAGATTTCTGTGACGGGTCGTAATGAGATCAGTCAGATGTTTGCCAGTTTACGCACCATGCAACAGTCGCTAATCACCACGGTTAGCCATGTTCGCGATGGGACAGAATCAATGTTAACGGGTATTCAGGAAATATCTGCCGGTAACAATGATTTGTCGGCAAGAACCGAGCAGCAGGCGGCTTCATTAGAGCAAACGGCGGCCAGCATGGAGCAACTGACGGCGACGGTGAAACAGAATGCCGATAATGCCCGTCAAGCAACACAACTGGCGCAAGATGCGTCGGGAACGGCGGCTAAAGGCGGTGAACTAGCCGGAAGTGTCGTGACAACGATGCATGATATCGCTACCAGTTCGCAGAAGATTGGTGCCATTACCAGTGTTATCGATGGCATTGCTTTCCAAACCAATATTCTGGCTCTGAATGCTGCTGTTGAAGCAGCTCGCGCCGGAGAGCAAGGGCGCGGTTTTGCCGTTGTGGCGGGCGAAGTTCGCAATTTAGCCCAGCGCAGTGCGCAGGCAGCAAAAGAAATCAAAGGGTTAATCGATGAATCGGTTAGCCGTGTTCGCCAGGGTTCCACACTGGTCGAAAATGCGGGTACCACCATGGAAGAGATTGTTCGCTCAGTGACTCGGGTTACCGACATTATGGGTGAAATCGCTTCCGCTTCGGATGAGCAAAGCCGGGGTATTGAGCAGGTTTCACTCGCGGTAACACAGATGGATCAGGTTACTCAGCAAAATGCCGCATTAGTGGAAGAGGCAGCGGCTGCGGCTAATGCACTGGAAGAGCAAGCAGGTATGCTCTCCGATGCAGTGTCTGTTTTTCGTTTGGAGCAGGATAGCGACAACGGGGAGGGGCAGTCAGCAGATCGCAGTAGTAAGCAACCGGCTGTTAAGGAAATCCCAGATTGTCAAACGGCGTAAAAAAGAGTGTGTTGTGGGGTGAGGCCGGATGAAACCATCACCCCAAGAGTTTGGGTCTCCTTTGTCCCAGATGATTCAACGGCTGCCGCTGTCGGATGTTCACTTTCGACGCATTTGCCAACTTATTTACCAACGGGCCGGAATTGTACTGGCCGATCACAAACGGGAAATGGTCTATAACCGCCTGGTGAGGCGGTTGAGGTTGCTGGGGATTAACGATTTTGGTCAATACCTGGCTTTACTGGAGACCGATCCTAACAGTGCAGAGTGGCAGGCATTTGTTAACGCCTTGACCACCAACCTGACGGCATTTTTCCGTGAGGCGCACCATTTCCCGATTCTGGCAGAGCATGCTCGTCAGCGGCCGGGGAGTTATTCGGTCTGGAGTACGGCGGCATCGACTGGTGAAGAGCCTTATTCCATCGCCATGACATTGTGTGATGTGTTGGGAAATCGGTCGGGATCTTGCCAGATATTGGCCAGTGATATTGATACACAAGTCCTGGAGAAAGCGACCAGTGGCGTGTATCGACAAGATGAATTGCGTTCATTGTCTGCGCAACAAATGCAACGCTATTTTCTGCGTGGCACCGGCCCTCATCAGGGCATGGTAAGAGTGCGTCCGGAACTTGCCAATATGATTCATTTCCAGCAATTGAATCTACTCGCACCGGAATGGGCGTTGCCGGGGCAATTTGACGCTATATTTTGTCGTAATGTGATGATTTATTTTGATAAAGAAACGCAGGAGCGCATTCTGCGTCGCTTTGTTCCTTTGCTAAAACCCGGCGGCTTGATGTTTGCAGGCCATTCGGAGAATTTCAGTCAAATTAGTCGGGAATTCTATTTGCGCGGGCAGACCGTTTATGGACTGACCAAGGAGAGGTGATGAGTAAAATCAGAGTATTGTGCGTTGATGATTCCGCGTTAATGCGCCAGTTAATGACAGAGATTATTAACAGTCACCCAGACATGGAAATGGTTGCAGCAGCACCTGATCCGTTGGTTGCCCGTGATTTGATTAAAAAATTTAATCCGCAGGTATTAACACTCGATGTTGAAATGCCACGGATGGATGGTTTGGATTTTCTTGAGAAATTAATGCGGTTACGGCCGATGCCGGTAGTGATGGTTTCATCATTAACCGGAAAAAACTCAGAGATAACCATGCGCGCGCTGGAATTGGGGGCTATCGATTTTGTCACCAAACCGCAGTTGGGTATCCGAGAAGGGATGCTGGCTTACAGCGAGTTGATTGCGGAGAAAATCCGCACGGCCGCGAAAGCTCGTTTGCCACAGCGCGGCCCGGAACATGCACCGGTGATGCTGACGCATA
The sequence above is drawn from the Yersinia enterocolitica subsp. enterocolitica genome and encodes:
- a CDS encoding methyl-accepting chemotaxis protein, translating into MFGRIRISTSFFLLLMLICSIQLISSGLSFTAFRSDYQNLNRVDLSSQQRDALSLSWVSLLQARNTLNRAATRSALKVPQEKVNELMGNARSSLQKADLYFNQFLAVPRLDESDTGGELLDATKNSYQNLRSSLRELIDFLEAGNLQSFMDQPTQKTQDLFEADFLQYLQYANEVIAEAGNQNQQAYHLAMWIFAGAILMVIAMAISSLIWLRTMFVSPLKTMRSHFDRIAKGDLSAQISVTGRNEISQMFASLRTMQQSLITTVSHVRDGTESMLTGIQEISAGNNDLSARTEQQAASLEQTAASMEQLTATVKQNADNARQATQLAQDASGTAAKGGELAGSVVTTMHDIATSSQKIGAITSVIDGIAFQTNILALNAAVEAARAGEQGRGFAVVAGEVRNLAQRSAQAAKEIKGLIDESVSRVRQGSTLVENAGTTMEEIVRSVTRVTDIMGEIASASDEQSRGIEQVSLAVTQMDQVTQQNAALVEEAAAAANALEEQAGMLSDAVSVFRLEQDSDNGEGQSADRSSKQPAVKEIPDCQTA
- the cheR gene encoding protein-glutamate O-methyltransferase CheR, which produces MKPSPQEFGSPLSQMIQRLPLSDVHFRRICQLIYQRAGIVLADHKREMVYNRLVRRLRLLGINDFGQYLALLETDPNSAEWQAFVNALTTNLTAFFREAHHFPILAEHARQRPGSYSVWSTAASTGEEPYSIAMTLCDVLGNRSGSCQILASDIDTQVLEKATSGVYRQDELRSLSAQQMQRYFLRGTGPHQGMVRVRPELANMIHFQQLNLLAPEWALPGQFDAIFCRNVMIYFDKETQERILRRFVPLLKPGGLMFAGHSENFSQISREFYLRGQTVYGLTKER